From a region of the Triticum aestivum cultivar Chinese Spring chromosome 7D, IWGSC CS RefSeq v2.1, whole genome shotgun sequence genome:
- the LOC123171018 gene encoding uncharacterized protein — translation MEQGCGVAVAAHGDVVESAETAADAVQEVAAVGGAGDAASAVAGSVPAAADLVAQGVVGSDSVVADLVVTASGGALDVGAEASDKQVVDVNEEAAGNKRKPDIAGFDDPSDSDDDEEYNSGDEVEEWNHKSFIEHEANKIREKGKAAYYKWGKFRCPYCTTKPIPKDGRYEHLMSHARGVATSGNDVKIRAEHAALLKAMGPI, via the exons ATGGAGCAAGGTTGTGGCGTTGCCGTCGCTGCGCACGGAGATGTGGTCGAGAGCGCGGAGACCGCGGCAGATGCCGTCCAAGAAGTGGCCGCCGTCGGCGGTGCGGGAGATGCTGCATCCGCAGTCGCTGGATCGGTCCCTGCGGCAGCGGATCTGGTGGCGCAGGGGGTGGTGGGCTCGGACTCCGTCGTGGCAGACCTGGTGGTGACGGCGTCTGGCGGCGCACTGGATGTAGGTGCGGAGGCGAGCGACAAGCAGGTGGTGGATGTG AATGAGGAAGCTGCTGGCAACAAGAGGAAGCCGGACATCGCTGGGTTCGACGACCCGTCTGattctgacgacgacgaggag TACAACTCTGGAGATGAGGTGGAAGAGTGGAACCACAAGTCCTTCATTGAGCATGAAGCCAACAAGATTAGGGAGAAGGGGAAGGCGGCGTACTACAAGTGGGGCAAGTTCAGGTGCCCATACTGCACCACTAAGCCAATTCCCAAGGATGGGCGGTATGAGCACCTTATGTCCCATGCACGCGGTGTAGCGACGAGTGGGAATGACGTGAAGATCAGGGCAGAGCATGCAGCCCTCCTAAAGGCTATGGGTCCCATCTAG